A genomic region of Streptomyces diastaticus subsp. diastaticus contains the following coding sequences:
- a CDS encoding NAD(P)H-dependent glycerol-3-phosphate dehydrogenase codes for MTPPVKAAVLGTGSWGTAFAMVLADAGCEVVLCARRQEVADEVNTSHTNSGYLPGAVLPASVRATTDPAEAAADADFTVLTVPSQTARANLTTLAPLLAPDTVVVSLMKGVELGSAMRMSEVIADTTKLPPERIAVVTGPNLAREIAARQPAAAVVACTDEDVARRLQAACHTPYFRPYTNTDVVGCELGGAVKNVIGLAVGIADGMGLGDNTKGSLITRGLAETTRLGLAMGADPMTFSGLAGLGDLVATCSSPLSRNHTFGTNLGKGMTLEETIAVTKQTAEGVKSCESVLDLGRRHGIDMPITETVVSIVHDGKPPLVALKELMGRSAKPERR; via the coding sequence GTGACACCCCCGGTCAAGGCAGCGGTCCTCGGAACCGGCTCCTGGGGAACGGCGTTCGCCATGGTCCTCGCCGACGCGGGCTGCGAGGTCGTCCTGTGCGCCCGCCGCCAGGAGGTCGCCGACGAGGTCAACACCTCGCACACCAACTCCGGCTACCTGCCCGGTGCCGTGCTGCCCGCCTCCGTGCGGGCCACCACCGACCCCGCCGAAGCCGCCGCGGACGCCGACTTCACCGTCCTCACCGTCCCCTCCCAGACGGCGCGCGCCAACCTCACCACCCTCGCCCCGCTGCTCGCCCCCGACACCGTGGTCGTCTCCCTGATGAAGGGCGTCGAACTCGGCTCCGCGATGCGGATGAGCGAGGTCATCGCCGACACCACCAAGCTGCCCCCCGAGCGGATCGCCGTCGTCACCGGGCCCAACCTCGCCCGGGAGATCGCCGCCCGGCAGCCCGCCGCCGCCGTGGTCGCCTGCACCGACGAGGACGTCGCCCGGCGGCTCCAGGCCGCCTGCCACACCCCCTACTTCCGGCCCTACACCAACACCGACGTGGTCGGGTGCGAGCTGGGCGGCGCCGTCAAGAACGTCATCGGCCTCGCCGTCGGCATCGCGGACGGCATGGGCCTGGGCGACAACACCAAGGGCTCCCTCATCACCCGCGGGCTCGCCGAGACCACCCGGCTCGGTCTCGCCATGGGCGCCGACCCCATGACCTTCTCCGGCCTCGCCGGTCTCGGCGACCTGGTGGCGACCTGCTCCTCGCCGCTCTCGCGGAACCACACCTTCGGCACCAACCTCGGCAAGGGGATGACGCTGGAGGAGACCATCGCCGTCACGAAGCAGACCGCCGAGGGCGTCAAGTCCTGCGAGTCCGTGCTCGATCTGGGCCGCCGGCACGGTATCGACATGCCCATCACGGAGACGGTCGTCAGCATCGTGCACGACGGGAAGCCGCCGCTCGTCGCCCTCAAGGAGCTGATGGGCCGCAGCGCCAAGCCCGAGCGCCGCTGA
- a CDS encoding lysophospholipid acyltransferase family protein gives MSRRRIGFWYRLAAVIAKPPLVLLFKRDWSGMENIPADGGFITAVNHNSYLDPLSYAHYQYNTGRVPRFLAKNGLFGKGFVGAVMRGTGQIPVYRETTDALDAFRAALDAIERGECVAFYPEGTLTRDPAMWPMTAKTGAARVALRTRCPVIPVAQWGANLAMPPYAKENKLQLLPRKTLQVKAGPPVDLSAYYDLEPTPEVLREVTETIMAAVTDLLAEMRGEPAPPTPYDPRTVRLQQRRAGTRPQPAAPAVCESAPGQKSGESNQ, from the coding sequence GTGTCCCGCCGCAGAATCGGCTTCTGGTACCGCTTGGCAGCGGTCATCGCCAAACCGCCGCTGGTGCTTCTGTTCAAGCGGGACTGGAGCGGAATGGAGAACATTCCGGCTGACGGCGGATTTATCACCGCGGTCAATCACAACTCGTATCTCGACCCGCTCTCCTACGCTCACTATCAGTACAACACCGGACGCGTTCCGCGATTCCTCGCGAAGAACGGTCTCTTCGGGAAGGGATTTGTCGGTGCCGTCATGCGCGGCACCGGGCAGATTCCCGTCTACCGGGAGACCACCGACGCGCTGGACGCCTTCCGGGCCGCCCTGGACGCCATCGAGCGCGGCGAGTGCGTCGCCTTCTACCCGGAGGGCACCCTCACCCGCGACCCCGCGATGTGGCCGATGACCGCCAAGACCGGCGCCGCCCGGGTCGCCCTGCGCACCCGCTGCCCCGTCATCCCCGTCGCCCAGTGGGGCGCCAACCTCGCCATGCCGCCGTACGCCAAGGAGAACAAGCTCCAGCTCCTGCCGCGCAAGACGCTCCAGGTGAAAGCCGGCCCGCCGGTCGACCTCAGCGCCTACTACGACCTCGAACCCACCCCCGAGGTGCTGCGCGAGGTCACCGAGACCATCATGGCGGCCGTCACCGACCTGCTGGCCGAGATGCGCGGCGAACCCGCACCCCCCACCCCGTACGACCCCCGCACGGTCCGCCTCCAGCAGCGGCGGGCCGGTACCCGTCCGCAGCCCGCCGCCCCGGCGGTGTGCGAGAGCGCGCCGGGGCAGAAGTCAGGAGAGAGCAACCAGTGA
- the cofC gene encoding 2-phospho-L-lactate guanylyltransferase, translated as MTRMRTEPDAGRAGPWSLVVPLKPLALAKSRLAPALDGTARARLALAFAQDTVAAALACAAVRDVVVVTDDARAGAALAALGARVTDDTPAAGLNAALAHGARTVRAARPRAALAALNADLPALRPGELARVLAAASAHPRAFLPDAAGIGTTFLSAAAGAPFRPRFGGASRARHAAVGAVELALDAVPGVRRDVDTPADLRAARELGPGPHTAAVLAALGPAAAPAGRASPAPPG; from the coding sequence ATGACCAGGATGCGTACTGAACCCGACGCGGGCCGGGCGGGCCCGTGGAGCCTGGTGGTCCCCCTGAAACCCCTTGCCCTGGCCAAGAGCAGGCTCGCCCCCGCCCTGGACGGCACGGCGCGGGCGCGGCTCGCGCTGGCGTTCGCCCAGGACACGGTGGCCGCCGCGCTGGCGTGTGCGGCGGTCCGCGATGTGGTGGTCGTCACGGACGACGCCCGGGCCGGGGCGGCTCTGGCGGCGCTCGGGGCGCGCGTGACGGACGACACTCCGGCGGCGGGGCTGAACGCGGCGCTGGCGCACGGTGCTCGGACGGTGCGGGCGGCGCGGCCCCGCGCGGCGCTCGCCGCCCTCAACGCCGACCTGCCCGCGCTGCGCCCCGGTGAGCTGGCGCGCGTCCTCGCCGCGGCGTCCGCGCACCCGCGCGCCTTCCTCCCGGACGCCGCCGGGATCGGTACGACGTTCCTGTCGGCCGCGGCGGGCGCACCGTTCCGGCCGCGGTTCGGAGGCGCGTCCCGCGCGCGGCACGCCGCGGTGGGCGCCGTCGAACTGGCCCTGGACGCGGTGCCGGGCGTCCGCCGCGACGTGGACACCCCGGCCGACCTGCGGGCCGCCCGCGAGCTGGGCCCGGGGCCGCACACCGCGGCGGTGCTGGCCGCGCTGGGCCCGGCCGCCGCGCCGGCCGGGCGGGCGTCTCCGGCGCCGCCCGGCTGA
- a CDS encoding HU family DNA-binding protein, whose protein sequence is MNKAQLVEAIADKVGGRQNAAEAVDAVLDAMVRAVVAGERVSVTGFGSFEKVDRPARYARNPQTGERVRVKKTSVPRFRAGQGFKDLVAGTKKLPKNDVAVKKAPKGSLTGGTKTTAKAAAKKATAKKASAAKKTTTATTAKKATPAKKTTATAKKTSPAAKKTTATAKKATPAKSAAKKSTAKKTAPANKATATKAPAKKSSARKTTTAKKTSAAGRKK, encoded by the coding sequence GTGAACAAGGCGCAGCTCGTAGAAGCGATTGCCGACAAGGTCGGCGGTCGTCAGAACGCCGCCGAAGCCGTCGACGCGGTGCTCGACGCGATGGTCCGCGCGGTGGTGGCCGGGGAGCGGGTCTCCGTCACCGGGTTCGGATCCTTCGAGAAGGTCGACCGCCCCGCCCGCTACGCCCGCAACCCGCAGACGGGCGAGCGGGTCCGGGTCAAGAAGACCTCCGTGCCGCGGTTCCGCGCCGGTCAGGGCTTCAAGGATCTCGTCGCCGGGACGAAGAAGCTCCCGAAGAACGACGTGGCGGTGAAGAAGGCGCCCAAGGGCAGCCTCACCGGCGGGACCAAGACCACCGCGAAGGCCGCCGCGAAGAAGGCGACCGCGAAGAAGGCGTCGGCGGCGAAGAAGACCACCACCGCCACCACCGCCAAGAAGGCCACCCCGGCCAAGAAGACGACCGCCACCGCCAAGAAGACCTCTCCCGCGGCGAAGAAGACCACCGCCACGGCGAAGAAGGCCACCCCGGCCAAGTCGGCGGCGAAGAAGTCCACGGCCAAGAAGACCGCCCCGGCGAACAAGGCCACCGCCACCAAGGCCCCCGCCAAGAAGTCCTCGGCCCGCAAGACCACCACCGCCAAGAAGACCTCGGCGGCCGGGCGCAAGAAGTGA
- the leuD gene encoding 3-isopropylmalate dehydratase small subunit: MEAFTTHTGRAVPLRRSNVDTDQIIPAHWLKKVTRDGFEDGLFEAWRKDPEFVLNKPERAGATVLVAGPDFGTGSSREHAVWALQNYGFKAVISARFADIFRGNSLKNGLLTVLLDQKVVDALWELTESDPTAEITVDLQAREVRAAGVTAPFELDENSRWRLLNGLDDISITLREEEAIAAYESRRPAFKPRTLPV; this comes from the coding sequence ATGGAAGCCTTCACCACGCACACCGGCCGGGCCGTCCCGCTGCGCCGCAGCAACGTCGACACCGACCAGATCATCCCGGCCCACTGGCTCAAGAAGGTCACTCGCGACGGCTTCGAGGACGGGCTCTTCGAGGCCTGGCGCAAGGACCCGGAGTTCGTCCTGAACAAGCCCGAACGCGCGGGTGCCACCGTTCTGGTGGCCGGTCCGGACTTCGGCACCGGCTCCTCGCGGGAGCACGCGGTCTGGGCGCTCCAGAACTACGGCTTCAAGGCGGTCATCTCCGCCCGCTTCGCCGACATCTTCCGCGGCAACTCGCTGAAGAACGGCCTGCTCACGGTCCTGCTCGACCAGAAGGTCGTCGACGCCCTGTGGGAGCTCACCGAGAGCGACCCCACGGCCGAGATCACCGTCGACCTCCAGGCTCGCGAGGTCCGCGCCGCGGGTGTCACCGCCCCCTTCGAGCTGGACGAGAACTCCCGCTGGCGCCTGCTGAACGGCCTGGACGACATCAGCATCACGCTGCGCGAGGAGGAGGCCATCGCGGCCTACGAGTCGCGCCGCCCGGCGTTCAAGCCCCGCACGCTGCCCGTCTGA
- the leuC gene encoding 3-isopropylmalate dehydratase large subunit gives MGRTLAEKVWDDHVVRRAEGEPDLLFIDLHLLHEVTSPQAFDGLRKAGRAVRRLDLTIATEDHNTPTLDIDKPIADPVSRVQLETLRKNCADFGVRLHSLGDVEQGVVHVVGPQLGLTQPGTTVVCGDSHTSTHGAFGALAFGIGTSQVEHVLATQTLPMTRPRTMAITVEGELPEGVSAKDLILAVIARIGTGGGQGYVLEYRGPAIEKLSMEARMTICNMSIEAGARAGMIAPDETTFAYLEGRAHAPRGQEWDEAVAYWKTLRSDDDAAFDAEVVIDAATLAPFVTWGTNPGQGAPLSAHVPDPASFEDPSARYAAEKALEYMGLQAGQALRDIKVDTVFVGSCTNGRIEDLRAAAGIVKGRKVADGVRMLVVPGSARVGLQAVEEGLDVVFKEAGAEWRHAGCSMCLGMNPDQLAPGERSASTSNRNFEGRQGKGGRTHLVSPQVAAATAVTGTLASPADLTDVPAGV, from the coding sequence ATGGGTAGGACACTCGCGGAGAAGGTCTGGGACGACCACGTCGTCCGGCGCGCCGAGGGCGAGCCGGACCTTCTCTTCATCGATCTGCACCTGCTGCACGAGGTGACCAGCCCGCAGGCCTTCGACGGTCTGCGCAAGGCCGGGCGCGCCGTGCGCCGCCTCGACCTCACCATCGCGACCGAGGACCACAACACCCCCACCCTCGACATCGACAAGCCCATCGCCGATCCGGTCTCCCGGGTCCAGCTGGAGACGCTGCGCAAGAACTGCGCCGACTTCGGGGTGCGGCTGCACTCGCTCGGCGACGTCGAGCAGGGCGTCGTGCACGTGGTCGGGCCGCAGCTCGGCCTGACCCAGCCGGGCACCACGGTCGTCTGCGGTGACTCGCACACCTCCACCCACGGGGCCTTCGGCGCGCTGGCGTTCGGCATCGGCACCAGCCAGGTCGAGCACGTACTGGCCACCCAGACGCTGCCGATGACCCGTCCGCGCACCATGGCGATCACCGTCGAGGGCGAACTGCCCGAGGGCGTCAGCGCCAAGGACCTGATCCTCGCCGTCATCGCCCGCATCGGCACCGGCGGCGGCCAGGGGTACGTCCTGGAGTACCGGGGCCCGGCCATCGAGAAACTCTCGATGGAGGCGCGGATGACCATCTGCAACATGTCCATCGAGGCAGGCGCCCGGGCCGGCATGATCGCCCCGGACGAGACCACCTTCGCCTACCTGGAAGGCCGCGCCCACGCGCCGCGGGGGCAGGAGTGGGACGAGGCCGTCGCCTACTGGAAGACGCTGCGCTCCGACGACGACGCCGCATTCGACGCCGAGGTCGTCATCGACGCCGCCACCCTGGCGCCGTTCGTCACCTGGGGCACCAATCCCGGACAGGGGGCGCCCCTGAGCGCCCACGTGCCGGACCCCGCCTCCTTCGAGGACCCGTCCGCGCGGTACGCCGCCGAGAAGGCGTTGGAGTACATGGGGCTCCAGGCCGGGCAGGCGCTGCGGGACATCAAGGTCGACACCGTCTTCGTCGGCTCCTGCACCAACGGCCGGATCGAGGACCTGCGGGCCGCCGCCGGCATCGTCAAGGGCCGCAAGGTGGCCGACGGCGTCCGCATGCTCGTGGTCCCCGGCTCCGCCCGGGTCGGCCTCCAGGCCGTCGAGGAGGGCCTGGACGTCGTCTTCAAGGAGGCCGGCGCCGAATGGCGGCACGCGGGCTGCTCGATGTGCCTGGGCATGAACCCCGACCAGCTCGCCCCCGGTGAGCGCTCCGCCTCCACCTCCAACCGCAACTTCGAGGGACGCCAGGGCAAGGGCGGCCGTACCCACCTGGTCTCGCCGCAGGTGGCCGCCGCGACCGCCGTCACCGGCACGCTCGCCTCGCCCGCCGACCTCACCGACGTACCCGCGGGAGTCTGA
- the ndgR gene encoding IclR family transcriptional regulator NdgR translates to MDNSSGVGVLDKAALVLSALESGPATLAGLVAATGLARPTAHRLAVALEHHRMVARDMQGRFILGPRLSELAAAAGEDRLLATAGPVLTHLRDVTGESAQLYRRQGDMRICVAAAERLSGLRDTVPVGSTLTMKAGSSAQILMAWEEPERLHRGLQGARFTATALSGVRRRGWAQSIGEREPGVASVSAPVRGPSNRVVAAVSVSGPIERLTRHPGRMHAQAIIDASQRLSEALRRTS, encoded by the coding sequence ATGGACAACTCTAGTGGCGTCGGCGTTCTCGACAAGGCGGCTCTCGTTCTGAGCGCTCTGGAGTCCGGTCCGGCCACCCTCGCCGGGCTGGTCGCGGCGACCGGGCTCGCCCGCCCCACGGCGCACCGCCTCGCCGTGGCTCTGGAGCACCACCGCATGGTGGCGCGTGACATGCAGGGCCGGTTCATCCTCGGCCCCCGGCTCTCGGAGCTGGCCGCGGCAGCGGGCGAGGACCGCCTGCTGGCGACGGCCGGGCCGGTCCTGACCCATCTGCGGGACGTGACCGGCGAGAGCGCGCAGCTCTACCGTCGCCAGGGCGACATGCGCATCTGCGTGGCGGCCGCCGAGCGGCTCTCCGGCCTGCGGGACACGGTGCCGGTCGGCTCGACCCTGACGATGAAGGCCGGCTCCTCGGCTCAGATCCTCATGGCCTGGGAGGAGCCGGAGCGTCTGCACCGCGGCCTCCAGGGCGCGCGTTTCACCGCCACGGCGCTCTCCGGCGTACGCCGCCGCGGCTGGGCCCAGTCGATCGGTGAGCGCGAGCCGGGCGTGGCCTCGGTGTCCGCCCCGGTGCGCGGTCCCTCCAACCGGGTCGTCGCCGCCGTGTCGGTCTCCGGCCCGATCGAGCGGCTGACCCGGCACCCGGGCCGTATGCACGCCCAGGCCATCATCGACGCCTCCCAGCGCCTCTCCGAGGCCCTGCGCCGCACCAGCTGA
- a CDS encoding HAD family hydrolase: MGTNGIKAVVWDVDDTLFDHGRADLDGIRAHLVVEGLLERHGGEEAALARWKTVSGTHWRRFVAGETDFEGHRRDRVREFLGTPLTEARATAWWNRYVAHYENAWSLFPDAAAALAAVAGVCRLAVLSNAGLLVQERKLTTLGVRDHFESVVCAVELGIAKPEAGAFLHVCEALGLAPGEVAYVGDDREVDGVGARDAGLRSVWVDRDGTRGPAPEGVERIRGLAELPALLTGQTRFGARSTFG; the protein is encoded by the coding sequence ATGGGCACGAACGGGATCAAGGCCGTGGTGTGGGACGTCGACGACACCCTCTTCGACCACGGGCGGGCCGACCTCGACGGCATCCGCGCCCATCTCGTCGTGGAAGGGCTGCTGGAGCGGCACGGCGGCGAGGAGGCCGCCCTCGCCCGCTGGAAGACCGTCTCGGGGACCCACTGGCGCCGCTTCGTGGCGGGCGAGACCGACTTCGAGGGGCACCGCCGCGACCGGGTGCGCGAATTCCTCGGCACCCCGCTCACGGAGGCCCGGGCCACCGCCTGGTGGAACCGGTACGTAGCGCACTACGAGAACGCCTGGTCGCTCTTCCCGGACGCCGCGGCAGCCCTCGCCGCCGTCGCCGGGGTCTGCCGCCTGGCGGTCCTCTCCAACGCCGGCCTGCTCGTCCAGGAGCGCAAGCTCACCACCCTCGGCGTCCGCGACCACTTCGAGAGCGTCGTCTGCGCCGTCGAGCTGGGCATCGCCAAGCCCGAGGCCGGCGCCTTCCTGCACGTCTGCGAGGCGCTGGGCCTGGCCCCCGGAGAGGTGGCGTACGTCGGCGACGACCGGGAGGTGGACGGCGTCGGCGCCCGGGACGCCGGGCTGCGCTCCGTCTGGGTCGACCGGGACGGCACCCGGGGCCCCGCCCCGGAGGGCGTCGAGCGGATCAGGGGACTGGCCGAGCTGCCGGCGCTGCTGACCGGGCAAACCCGTTTTGGAGCCCGGTCCACCTTCGGGTAA
- the gltX gene encoding glutamate--tRNA ligase codes for MASAATPSSPVRVRFCPSPTGNPHVGLVRTALFNWAYARHTGGTMVFRIEDTDAARDSEESYQQLLDSMRWLGLDWDEGPEIGGPHTPYRQSQRTDLYTDVAERLVAEGYAYPCYCTTEELDERREAARAAGRPSGYDGHCRDLTTERKAAYEAEGRSHIIRFRMPDETITFTDLVRGELTFQPENVPDYGIVRANGAPLYTLVNPVDDALMEITHVLRGEDLLSSTPRQVALYQALEKLGIAKQTPAFGHLPYVMGEGNKKLSKRDPQASLNLYRERGFLPEGLLNYLSLLGWSFSADQDVFTIPEMVAKFDIADVNANPARFDLKKAEAINADHIRMLDAAAFAEACAPWLVAPYAPWAPEDFDQAVFDTIAPYAQTRLTVLSDITANVDFLFLKEPVFDEASWTKAMKGDPLALLTTARENLQGADWGSAEALKEAVLKAGETHGLKLGKAQAPVRVAVTGRTVGLPLFESLQILGKDVSLARIDAAMAKLAA; via the coding sequence GTGGCTAGCGCAGCAACCCCCTCCTCCCCGGTCCGCGTACGGTTCTGTCCGTCGCCCACCGGCAACCCGCACGTCGGACTCGTCCGCACCGCCCTGTTCAACTGGGCCTACGCCCGCCACACCGGCGGCACCATGGTCTTCCGCATCGAGGACACCGACGCGGCCCGCGACTCCGAGGAGTCGTACCAGCAGCTCCTGGACTCCATGCGCTGGCTCGGCCTCGACTGGGACGAGGGCCCCGAGATCGGTGGCCCGCACACCCCGTACCGCCAGTCGCAGCGCACCGACCTCTACACGGACGTCGCCGAGCGCCTGGTCGCCGAGGGGTACGCCTACCCCTGCTACTGCACCACCGAGGAGCTGGACGAGCGCCGCGAGGCCGCCCGCGCGGCCGGCCGGCCCTCCGGGTACGACGGCCACTGCCGCGACCTCACCACGGAGCGGAAGGCCGCGTACGAGGCCGAGGGGCGCAGCCACATCATCCGGTTCCGGATGCCCGACGAGACGATCACCTTCACCGACCTGGTCCGCGGCGAGCTGACCTTCCAGCCGGAGAACGTCCCGGACTACGGCATCGTCCGGGCCAACGGTGCCCCGCTCTACACGCTGGTCAACCCGGTCGACGACGCCCTGATGGAGATCACCCACGTCCTGCGCGGCGAGGACCTGCTCTCCTCCACCCCGCGCCAGGTCGCGCTCTACCAGGCCCTGGAGAAGCTGGGCATCGCCAAGCAGACCCCGGCCTTCGGCCACCTGCCGTACGTGATGGGCGAGGGCAACAAGAAGCTCTCCAAGCGGGACCCGCAGGCGTCGCTCAACCTCTACCGCGAGCGCGGCTTCCTCCCCGAGGGCCTGCTGAACTACCTCTCACTGCTCGGCTGGTCCTTCTCCGCCGACCAGGACGTGTTCACGATCCCCGAGATGGTCGCCAAGTTCGACATCGCGGACGTCAACGCCAACCCGGCCCGTTTCGACCTCAAGAAGGCCGAGGCGATCAACGCCGACCACATCCGGATGCTCGACGCCGCCGCCTTCGCCGAGGCCTGCGCCCCGTGGCTGGTCGCCCCGTACGCCCCCTGGGCGCCGGAAGACTTCGACCAGGCGGTCTTCGACACGATCGCCCCGTACGCCCAGACGCGCCTGACCGTGCTCTCCGACATCACGGCCAACGTCGACTTCCTCTTCCTCAAGGAGCCGGTCTTCGACGAGGCGTCCTGGACGAAGGCGATGAAGGGCGACCCGCTGGCCCTGCTCACCACCGCCCGGGAGAACCTCCAGGGCGCCGACTGGGGCAGCGCCGAGGCGCTCAAGGAGGCCGTCCTGAAGGCCGGCGAGACGCACGGTCTCAAGCTCGGCAAGGCACAGGCGCCGGTCCGCGTCGCGGTCACCGGCCGCACCGTGGGCCTGCCGCTCTTCGAGTCCCTCCAGATCCTCGGCAAGGACGTCTCCCTCGCCCGGATCGACGCGGCCATGGCCAAGCTCGCCGCCTAG
- a CDS encoding fumarylacetoacetate hydrolase family protein codes for MRIARFSIDGNVAFGAVEGDSPDSLVLDIIKGIPFADFELSGTKVPVAKVRLLPPVLPNKVVAIGRNYAEHAKEMGGAVPDVPVTFFKPSTSVIGPGDPIAYPSFTEELHHEAELAVVIGRMCREVPRERARDVILGYTCANDVTARDVQRREDQWARAKGFDSSCPLGPWIETDVEPDDLTIQCTVNGVQRQLGRTSDMVRPVEDLIVHITEAMTLLPGDVILTGTPAGVGPLTVGDEVAVSIEGIGTLTNKVIKRG; via the coding sequence GTGCGCATCGCCAGGTTCTCCATCGACGGCAATGTCGCCTTCGGGGCGGTCGAGGGTGACAGCCCCGACAGCCTCGTCCTCGACATCATCAAGGGCATCCCGTTCGCCGACTTCGAGCTCTCCGGCACCAAGGTGCCCGTGGCCAAGGTCCGGCTCCTGCCGCCCGTCCTCCCCAACAAGGTGGTGGCCATCGGGCGCAACTACGCGGAGCACGCGAAGGAGATGGGCGGCGCCGTCCCCGACGTCCCCGTCACCTTCTTCAAGCCGTCCACCTCCGTCATCGGCCCCGGCGACCCCATCGCGTACCCCTCCTTCACCGAGGAGCTGCACCACGAGGCCGAGCTGGCGGTCGTCATCGGCCGGATGTGCCGCGAGGTGCCCCGCGAGCGCGCCCGCGACGTGATCCTCGGCTACACCTGCGCCAACGACGTCACCGCCCGCGACGTGCAGCGCCGCGAGGACCAGTGGGCCCGCGCCAAGGGCTTCGACAGCTCCTGCCCGCTCGGCCCGTGGATCGAGACCGACGTCGAGCCGGACGACCTCACCATCCAGTGCACGGTCAACGGCGTCCAGCGCCAGCTCGGCCGCACCAGTGACATGGTCCGCCCCGTCGAGGACCTGATCGTGCACATCACCGAGGCCATGACGCTGCTCCCGGGCGACGTCATCCTCACGGGCACCCCGGCAGGCGTCGGGCCGCTCACCGTCGGCGACGAAGTCGCCGTCTCCATCGAAGGCATCGGCACTCTCACCAACAAGGTGATCAAGCGTGGCTAG